A window of Calliopsis andreniformis isolate RMS-2024a chromosome 3, iyCalAndr_principal, whole genome shotgun sequence contains these coding sequences:
- the LOC143177566 gene encoding transmembrane protein 230 isoform X2, producing the protein MWTSWFGTDYIHKVSMSRRKLGARQFDNVDYTQLTETDSGFVDSQFVSPPVKIPWKAITLAALLFVGGTIMLIMGSLIVSGHIDSKYSDRMWPVIILGILMFIPGAYHMRVAILAYQKVPGYSFDDIPEFD; encoded by the exons ATGTGGACGAGCTGGTTTGGCACAG ATTATATTCACAAAGTGAGTATGTCAAGGAGGAAACTTGGCGCCAGACAATTCGACAACGTGGATTATACACAGCTTACAGAAACTGACAGTGGGTTTGTTGATTCTCAG TTTGTGAGTCCACCTGTAAAAATACCATGGAAAGCCATTACATTAGCAGCTCTTCTTTTTGTGGGAGGTACTATCATGCTCATTATGGGTAGCTTGATAGTGAGTGGACACATTGATTCAAAG TATTCAGACCGTATGTGGCCAGTGATAATTCTAGGAATTCTAATGTTTATACCAGGTGCTTACCATATGAGGGTAGCTATTTTAGCATATCAAAAAGTGCCAGGATATTCCTTTGACGATATACCAGAGTTTGATTAA
- the LOC143177566 gene encoding transmembrane protein 230 isoform X1, protein MIKDLVLRVDDIKVNRTTLPMSCDVQPLAWNISPTGNNYIHKVSMSRRKLGARQFDNVDYTQLTETDSGFVDSQFVSPPVKIPWKAITLAALLFVGGTIMLIMGSLIVSGHIDSKYSDRMWPVIILGILMFIPGAYHMRVAILAYQKVPGYSFDDIPEFD, encoded by the exons ATGATTAAAGATCTTGTACTACGGGTTGATGACATAAAAGTTAATAGGACCACATTGCCTATGTCTTGCGATGTTCAACCATTAGCTTGGAACATTTCACCAACTGGAAATA ATTATATTCACAAAGTGAGTATGTCAAGGAGGAAACTTGGCGCCAGACAATTCGACAACGTGGATTATACACAGCTTACAGAAACTGACAGTGGGTTTGTTGATTCTCAG TTTGTGAGTCCACCTGTAAAAATACCATGGAAAGCCATTACATTAGCAGCTCTTCTTTTTGTGGGAGGTACTATCATGCTCATTATGGGTAGCTTGATAGTGAGTGGACACATTGATTCAAAG TATTCAGACCGTATGTGGCCAGTGATAATTCTAGGAATTCTAATGTTTATACCAGGTGCTTACCATATGAGGGTAGCTATTTTAGCATATCAAAAAGTGCCAGGATATTCCTTTGACGATATACCAGAGTTTGATTAA
- the LOC143177566 gene encoding transmembrane protein 230 isoform X3, with product MGIVCLDYIHKVSMSRRKLGARQFDNVDYTQLTETDSGFVDSQFVSPPVKIPWKAITLAALLFVGGTIMLIMGSLIVSGHIDSKYSDRMWPVIILGILMFIPGAYHMRVAILAYQKVPGYSFDDIPEFD from the exons ATGGGCATAGTTTGTTTGG ATTATATTCACAAAGTGAGTATGTCAAGGAGGAAACTTGGCGCCAGACAATTCGACAACGTGGATTATACACAGCTTACAGAAACTGACAGTGGGTTTGTTGATTCTCAG TTTGTGAGTCCACCTGTAAAAATACCATGGAAAGCCATTACATTAGCAGCTCTTCTTTTTGTGGGAGGTACTATCATGCTCATTATGGGTAGCTTGATAGTGAGTGGACACATTGATTCAAAG TATTCAGACCGTATGTGGCCAGTGATAATTCTAGGAATTCTAATGTTTATACCAGGTGCTTACCATATGAGGGTAGCTATTTTAGCATATCAAAAAGTGCCAGGATATTCCTTTGACGATATACCAGAGTTTGATTAA
- the LOC143177566 gene encoding transmembrane protein 230 isoform X4 gives MSRRKLGARQFDNVDYTQLTETDSGFVDSQFVSPPVKIPWKAITLAALLFVGGTIMLIMGSLIVSGHIDSKYSDRMWPVIILGILMFIPGAYHMRVAILAYQKVPGYSFDDIPEFD, from the exons ATGTCAAGGAGGAAACTTGGCGCCAGACAATTCGACAACGTGGATTATACACAGCTTACAGAAACTGACAGTGGGTTTGTTGATTCTCAG TTTGTGAGTCCACCTGTAAAAATACCATGGAAAGCCATTACATTAGCAGCTCTTCTTTTTGTGGGAGGTACTATCATGCTCATTATGGGTAGCTTGATAGTGAGTGGACACATTGATTCAAAG TATTCAGACCGTATGTGGCCAGTGATAATTCTAGGAATTCTAATGTTTATACCAGGTGCTTACCATATGAGGGTAGCTATTTTAGCATATCAAAAAGTGCCAGGATATTCCTTTGACGATATACCAGAGTTTGATTAA